One Augochlora pura isolate Apur16 chromosome 10, APUR_v2.2.1, whole genome shotgun sequence DNA window includes the following coding sequences:
- the LOC144475532 gene encoding uncharacterized protein LOC144475532 isoform X3 translates to MNDAELENIVGKAPANSHGSVAPSTSADADSEFTPIPLHAEEPKPPENQPPPAKQSYFTSILSSLPNLSLSSITGDTPANQPTGQSSETNQQDRNPHLPPFDHRDPFTDTVPPPGPSFYEPRAANFARSGDLYAGSGSSLPPPPQPPSAPPTIPSSGDGPISYRLGNQRRLKYAPPPELTSTSKQYLAPSVQPVFTPQNVAPLSIFNPNEPAPPAQTYHQQPIEALAPTTSPSIERSTPEQLSQTNSLQESFRSSPVASAISYSSTGSPRSATPQSPNSGYENLPSRTAVPHSLSRPIPRPVPETATPQNTPVNFSFPAFETYPIQPDFLTSTEKDVTRSVQSQVDARVTKSNVSAPGAKPTVTFAPTSAIQISEKLEHLLQERKEESLIVDEAERTVAAEAVEGSSREVGEQSILPKVEPGLQRESFGDLEEKLVDLTPDPQSQDQNLGQSQVQNFGQSQAQDFIQSQAQGLIHSQAQNLGQSQVQNLGQSQAQDFVQSHAQNLAQSQAHNLGQSQSQDLVHSQAQNLGQIQVQNLHQSQAQNLGHSQVQNLGQSQAQDLVHSQAQNLGHSQAQDFVQSQAQNLAQSQASNLVQSQVQNLGQNQAQDLVHSQAPNLGQSQAPNLGQSQAHNLGQSQTPNLDQSQAQNFVPNQAEDLLQSQAQNLSQSRAAPPTVPSFHQFQQQTVPLTSSFLPEPVKSSVNYALETSNSSAFAEPQKSVQPPSSIAELQRSVQSASSFFESPHLEQFPPPPNKESNVDLLQAQSPRNEDQQQASSSTGLYSYFDSSPQVVPEAFWSTGYASSTDTVGATGSTQVAPPPQLYNPLQFPSELHKQSAPRFQPYVSRFVQSPQQRQQLVNQAQHYFPSPAFTYDAATGNDTVFPPMPPGITNVPEPSGTATLSPVQMSINPHGHRATPDSPDSQNLTVDPSEKRMQYRPVYHHWFYRKEVEHKVLWLPFSMQDSLRLEEVHNSSEITPEITIATDGGRYDVDILRRQRSPVYWTGASTEVRRCSWFFKGSNESVYTPYDESIAAKLEEEYKVACMTNRWNRKIELNNGEYIVFHGATVQFHHVTSSPEASGTWGNTTEDSAYLQGAVSRPRTIKRGLDEFHIEDGEPEKVDHLLFLVHGIGSVCDLKFRSVEEVVDEFRLIALQLVQSHYRTASEQRVLNRIELLPVSWHTTLHSEDTGIDKKLQAITLPSIPKLRFFTNDTLLDILFYTSPVYCQTIMHTVGNEINRLYTLFKDRNPDFDGGVYLGGHSLGSLILFDLLCHQKPLSEEKSSDNETSEEKNEEDKDEGRTCSKRVIRRRRSKKISYVMGAAGTGQPYIHYPQLNFQPRAFFALGSPIGMFVTVRGIDMLGEDFVLPTCPAFFNIFHPFDPVAYRVEALINLEASKYRPMLIPHHKGRKRMHLEVREIMARVGADLKQKLLDSVWNTWNSVYSLAGFHRPDNSVLEKEIDKVVEEQLQDTPTVSDHQSTNDGGDDFKVGQLNGGRRIDYVLQEAPLESINEYIFAVRSHVCYWESEDTMLMILKEIYGSQGIQTDAQLPQHTIPMERSTPSPSLTPTSPSFSKNSVTASVPGIGIDPTAPASSKIVGPPPMCGFVKKL, encoded by the exons ATGCTGAATTGGAGAACATCGTAGGCAAGGCACCGGCGAATTCGCACGGCTCTGTCGCGCCGTCGACATCGGCCGACGCGGACTCCGAGTTCACGCCAATACCTTTGCACGCGGAGGAGCCGAAGCCGCCGGAGAACCAGCCGCCGCCGGCTAAGCAGAGCTACTTCACCTCGATACTGTCGTCGCTACCAAATTTGTCGCTATCGTCAATTACCGGGGACACACCGGCCAACCAGCCGACCGGCCAAAGTTCCGAGACCAATCAGCAGGATCGTAATCCTCATTTGCCGCCGTTCGATCACCGTGACCCGTTCACGGACACCGTCCCGCCTCCCGGTCCTAGTTTCTACGAGCCGCGTGCCGCGAATTTCGCGAGATCCGGCGACCTTTACGCCGGAAGCGGATCCAGTTTACCGCCACCGCCGCAGCCGCCCTCTGCTCCGCCTACGATACCTTCCTCCGGCGATG GCCCGATTTCATACCGACTCGGCAACCAGAGACGCCTGAAATACGCGCCGCCGCCCGAATTGACGAGCACGTCGAAACAGTATCTAGCCCCATCGGTGCAACCAGTGTTCACCCCACAAAACGTCGCGCCATTAAGCATCTTCAACCCTAACGAACCAGCACCTCCAGCGCAAACCTACCACCAGCAGCCCATCGAAGCTCTAGCACCAACAACCTCGCCGTCCATCGAACGATCAACGCCGGAACAACTATCCCAAACCAACTCGTTGCAGGAGTCTTTCCGGTCCAGTCCAGTCGCGTCCGCGATCTCCTACAGCTCTACCGGGTCCCCGCGAAGTGCAACACCTCAGAGTCCTAACTCCGGCTACGAGAACCTGCCATCCCGGACAGCGGTTCCTCACTCTCTATCCCGACCGATTCCTCGTCCAGTCCCGGAAACTGCCACGCCGCAGAACACGCCTGTGAACTTCTCTTTCCCCGCGTTCGAGACCTACCCCATCCAGCCGGACTTCTTGACCAGCACCGAGAAGGACGTTACGAGAAGCGTACAGAGTCAGGTAGACGCTCGCGTCACGAAGAGCAACGTGTCCGCGCCTGGAGCAAAGCCTACGGTAACGTTCGCTCCTACGTCAGCGATACAGATCTCGGAGAAGTTGGAGCACTTGCTGCAAGAGAGGAAGGAGGAGTCCTTGATTGTTGACGAGGCGGAGAGGACTGTAGCAGCGGAAGCTGTCGAAGGATCTTCGCGCGAGGTTGGAGAACAGAGTATATTGCCGAAGGTAGAACCGGGGTTGCAGCGAGAGAGTTTTGGGGATCTTGAAGAGAAGCTGGTGGATTTGACGCCTGACCCTCAGAGCCAGGATCAGAATCTTGGTCAAAGCCAGGTTCAGAATTTTGGTCAAAGCCAGGCTCAGGACTTTATTCAAAGCCAAGCTCAGGGCCTAATTCACAGCCAGGCTCAGAATCTTGGTCAGAGCCAAGTTCAGAATCTTGGTCAAAGCCAGGCTCAGGACTTTGTTCAAAGCCACGCTCAGAATCTTGCACAGAGCCAAGCTCATAATCTTGGTCAAAGCCAGTCTCAGGACCTAGTTCACAGCCAAGCTCAGAATCTTGGTCAGATTCAGGTTCAGAATCTTCATCAGAGCCAAGCTCAGAATCTTGGACATAGCCAAGTTCAGAATCTTGGTCAGAGTCAAGCACAGGACCTAGTTCACAGCCAAGCTCAGAATCTTGGCCATAGCCAGGCTCAGGACTTTGTTCAAAGCCAGGCTCAGAACCTCGCACAGAGCCAAGCTTCGAATCTTGTTCAAAGCCAAGTACAGAATCTTGGTCAGAACCAAGCTCAAGACCTAGTTCATAGCCAAGCTCCGAATCTTGGTCAAAGCCAAGCTCCGAATCTTGGTCAAAGCCAAGCTCATAATCTCGGTCAAAGCCAAACTCCGAATCTTGATCAAAGCCAGGCTCAGAATTTTGTACCAAACCAGGCTGAGGACCTTCTTCAAAGCCAGGCTCAGAACCTATCCCAGAGCCGTGCTGCGCCTCCGACAGTGCCATCTTTCCATCAGTTCCAGCAGCAGACAGTTCCACTGACTTCCAGCTTCCTTCCAGAGCCAGTGAAGTCGTCTGTAAATTACGCTCTCGAGACCTCGAACTCCAGCGCCTTCGCCGAGCCGCAAAAATCGGTCCAGCCACCGAGCTCCATCGCTGAGTTGCAAAGATCGGTCCAATCAGCGAGCTCCTTCTTCGAATCCCCGCACCTCGAACAGTTCCCGCCTCCCCCAAATAAAGAAAGCAACGTCGATCTCCTGCAAGCACAGTCCCCGAGGAACGAGGACCAGCAACAAGCGTCTTCGTCCACGGGTTTGTACTCGTACTTCGATAGTAGTCCTCAGGTCGTTCCTGAAGCGTTCTGGAGCACCGGTTACGCCTCCAGTACTGACACTGTCGGCGCGACAGGTAGCACTCAAGTTGCCCCACCGCCGCAGCTCTACAATCCTCTCCAGTTTCCCAGCGAGTTGCATAAACAATCGGCGCCGAGATTCCAGCCGTATGTGTCCCGTTTCGTGCAGTCGCCGCAGCAGCGCCAACAGCTAGTGAATCAGGCGCAACATTACTTTCCGTCTCCGGCGTTTACGTACGACGCGGCGACCGGAAACGATACCGTTTTCCCTCCCATGCCACCTGGGATCACGAATGTACCCGAGCCGTCGGGTACCGCCACGCTGAGCCCGGTTCAAATGTCGATCAACCCGCACGGACACCGCGCCACGCCGGACAGTCCTGATTCGCAGAATCTG ACGGTGGATCCATCGGAGAAACGCATGCAGTACAGGCCGGTCTATCATCATTGGTTCTATCGCAAAGAGGTGGAGCACAAAGTGTTATGGCTTCCGTTCTCCATGCAGGATAGCCTGCGCTTGGAGGAGGTACATAATTCCAGCGAAATTACCCCGGAGATTACGATCGCCACCGACGGCGGTCGTTACGACGTCGACATTTTACGACGCCAACGGTCCCCCGTTTATTGGACCGGGGCGTCGACGGAGGTGCGACGATGCTCCTGGTTCTTCAAAGGTAGCAACGAGTCGGTCTACACGCCGTACGACGAGAGCATCGCCGCGAAATTGGAGGAGGAGTACAAGGTCGCTTGTATGACCAATAGATGGAATCGGAAGATCGAACTGAACAACGGGGAGTACATCGTCTTCCATGGGGCCACCGTGCAGTTCCATCATGTCACGTCGTCGCCGGAGGCGTCCGGCACATGGGGAAATACCACG GAGGACAGTGCATATTTACAGGGTGCAGTCAGCAGGCCGCGAACAATAAAAAGAGGCCTCGACGAATTCCACATCGAAGACGGCGAGCCCGAGAAAGTCGATCACCTCTTGTTCCTTGTTCATGGCATAGGAAGCGTCTGCGATTTGAAGTTCCGAAGCGTCGAAGAAGTCG TCGACGAGTTCCGTCTCATAGCGCTGCAGTTAGTGCAGTCGCACTACCGTACCGCCAGCGAGCAACGAGTCTTGAACAGGATAGAATTGTTGCCGGTCTCCTGGCACACGACCCTCCACTCCGAGGACACCGGTATCGACAAGAAGCTTCAAGCGATCACGCTGCCGAGTATACCGAAGCTACGATTCTTCACGAACGACACGCTGCTCGACATACTTTTCTACACGAGCCCCGTCTATTGCCAGACGATAATGCACACGGTCGGCAACGAGATCAACAGGCTGTACACGCTTTTCAAAGACAGGAACCCGGACTTCGACGGCGGCGTTTATTTAGGCGGTCACTCGTTGGGTAGCCTGATACTGTTCGACCTTCTGTGCCATCAGAAGCCATTGTCCGAGGAGAAATCGAGCGACAACGAGACGTCCGAAGAAAAA AATGAAGAAGACAAGGACGAAGGGCGAACCTGCTCGAAACGAGTGATAAGGAGACGCCGCAGTAAAAAGATAAGTTACGTGATGGGCGCTGCCGGGACCGGACAGCCTTACATACATTATCCTCAGCTGAATTTTCAACCGCGCGCCTTCTTCGCTCTCGGCAGTCCTATTGGAATGTTCGTAACAGTACGAGGGATCGACATGCTTGGCGAAGATTTCGTGTTACCGACATGCCCGGCGTTCTTCAACATATTCCACCCGTTCGACCCGGTCGCGTACAGAGTCGAGGCGCTGATCAATCTGGAGGCGAGCAAATACCGACCGATGCTGATACCTCACCACAAAGGGCGAAAGCGAATGCATTTAG AGGTCAGAGAAATAATGGCCCGCGTCGGAGCGGACTTGAAGCAGAAGCTGCTCGACTCCGTGTGGAACACGTGGAACTCTGTCTACAGTCTAGCAGGGTTCCACAGGCCGGATAACAGCGTCCTCGAGAAAGAAATCGACAAGGTGGTCGAGGAACAATTACAAGACACGCCGACCGTGTCGGATCATCAATCTACAAACGACGGTGGTGATGACTTTAAAGTGGGTCAACTGAATGGTGGACGAAGGATAGACTACGTTCTCCAAGAAGCGCCTCTAGAAAGTATCAACGAGTACATCTTTGCTGTGAGGAGTCACGTCTGCTATTG gGAATCCGAGGACACGATGTTGATGATTCTGAAGGAGATATACGGCTCCCAAGGCATCCAGACGGACGCTCAGCTGCCCCAGCACACGATCCCCATGGAACGGAGCACCCCGTCGCCATCTTTGACCCCGACGTCACCCTCATTTAGTAAAAATAGCGTAACCGCATCTGTACCTGGCATAGGAATCGATCCTACTGCACCGGCGTCGAGCAAAATCGTCGGTCCGCCGCCAATGTGCGGGTTTGTTAAGAAGTTATAA